In the Vogesella sp. XCS3 genome, ACCGCATCCTGGCCTACAACAACAAGACCGTGATTTTTGACTAAGCCATGAACCTGCCCCTGATCCACGACGCCATCGACCTGCTGCGCCTGCGCGTTGGCCGCCTGGAACAATACCAGTACCCGCTGGGCCAGCTCATGGGGGTGTTTACCGCACTCGGCATCATGTCGGCCGCGGCCGCCCACGCTGACGGTGCCAGTGGCGACCCGCTGGCACTCACGCTGTTCTTTTCGCTGTATACGCTGATGGAAACCTCGCTGTACGCCACCTTCATGCGCTGGTGGTTGCGGCGTGCCGGCTGTCGTATCGAGTTCCCCCTGATAGGGCTTGTTGCTGCGGCCAGCCTGATCAAGCTACTGGACCCGCTGGTAAGCTGGCTGCCAGATGATGTGGCGCAAGGCTTATCGTTAGTCATGGGGGCCGTGGCGCTGTATATCGTGGTGAAGGCACTAGCGCTCACCACCGGCGCCAGCGTGTTGCGCGTACTGGGCGGCACCCTGCTGTTTTCGCCTGTTGCCATCATCCTGATGGTAAACATGGTGACGGTAGCGGCCAGCATGGGCGTAGAAGTGTTCCCGCCCGAGGTGATGCAGACGGCCACACTCAAGGCTGGCGAAAGCGCCCCTTGAGTGTATTTGCTAGCAAAACAAAACGCTGCCACCAGGCAGTGTTTTGTTTTGCAAAGACCCGGCTCAGGGCTAATGCCAGTCAGTTAACGCTGACTGGCGTTTTTTGTTTAGGGTTTGTTGCATTGAAGTACGCTAGTGTGTCCTCTATGCGGGCGATGATTAAATGCCGGTTCCGCCCGGCAGACGGGAAAGGGGGCGGATTGCCGCCCCCTTTTCATTCCCCCGCAACCCGGGGCTGCTCGAAACCCCGTCCAAAATGGCACGCCCCAGGCGCCGCCGAACTCGCCCCTCGCTAACGGCTCGGGGCTCAAACAAATCGGCGTCTTGCGCGTGCGAATCTTCGATTCGCTCAGCACAACCCTGGGGCGCACCATTTTGACCAGCTCGCGCCAACGGGATAGGGCGCTTCACTCACGTCCTGCTACGTGAAAACCAAGCACATTCGCTTAACTGACTGGCATTACGGCTCAGGGCTCCTCTTGCGGGCTGGCCGCCAGCGCCTCGGCCAACGCTTGCTGCACCGCCTGCCCACTGAAGGCACTTTGCCACATGGCGTGAAACTGGCCATCTCGATAAAGTGCAAAAGCGGGCAGCTGAAACAACTCAAAGCGGTATGCCAGCGCCTGCGCCCGGGCAACGTCGGCATACCACAGCTGCACACCCAGGCCTGCCAGCCACGATGGCAGCTGTGCCTGCCAGCCACGGCAAGCACCACAATGCGGCTGGCCAAACATCACCAGGCTGACACCAGGCGTTGCGGCCAACGTGGCATCAAAGCTGAACTCGTCCAGCGCTTGCCAGGGCACGGCTAGTCCATTTTGGCGATATAACGCGCCAACTGCAAAATGGCGCGCACTGCGTCACTCTTCGGGCCCTCTTCACCACGCAGCTTGGCGTAGCGGCGCAAAATGGCGCGGGACTCCACGTGCACGTCCATCTCGCTATCCGGCGAGGTAATCAGCGTCATGCGCGCCCCGCCCTCCTGCATGCGCGGCTGGCCTTGGGCGATGCACAGGTACACCTTGTGGGCATTGTGCTGGGTAATATGATCGTACAGGTAGAGCATGGAATTGATACGCAAACCGGTCTGGTCGCGTACCTGGCGTAGCAGTGCTTGCGAGCGCAGCTCGCCGCGTTGCGACACCCCGCCAGGCAAGCTGAAACGCCCACCAGCAGAGGCCGTCATCAATACACCATCAGGAAGCTCGATAATTGCCGTGGCACGGCGGGGCAAGGTGGGAGAAAGGCGGGATTCAAAGCGGTTTTCACGCGTAAAACTCATAATATGCAGATACAGCCCAATAGATGAAAGAACAAAAGAAACAACAAAATAGCGTGGCTTCATTTTAATCAAGCACTTGCCAGGCAGCAAATACCGTCCGCATCAAAGCGCGGCCAACGGTTGGTTTTTCTGCTGCTTTCGGTAACAATCGCACGCCCAGCCTAAAACTATGCGGATTACCCCATGACCTCCTCACCCGTTTCTACAAGCACACATCACCGCATCGCCGTGATTGGCGGCGGCCCTGCCGGCCTGATGGCCGCCGAAATGCTACTGGCAGCGGGCGTACAGGTTGACGTGTTTGATGCCATGCCCTCGCCAGGGCGAAAATTCCTGCTGGCAGGCGTAGGCGGCATGAACATTACCCACAGTGAAGCGCCAGCGGACTTCTACCGCCGTTACGGCCCGCGCGAGGCTGCGCTGGCACCCATGCTGGACGCGTTCAATGCCGATGCCCTGCGTGACTGGGTACACGGCCTGGGGATCGAAACCTTTGTCGGCAGCTCGGGCAAGGTATTCCCGCGCGAGATGAAAGCCGCCCCGCTACTGCGTGCCTGGCTGGCGCGCCTGCGCGAGGCCGGCATGCAGCTGCACGTGCGCCACCGCTGGGAGGGCTGGCTTCTCGATGGCAGCCTGCGCTTTAGCACCCCGACAGGGGAAACACATTGGCAAGGCAGTGCCGTTGTGCTGGCATTGGGCGGTGGCAGCTGGGCCAAACTGGGTTCCGATGGGCGCTGGCTACCCTTGCTCAGCGAAAAAGGCGTGGACACCCGGCCACTGGCACCATCGAACTGCGGCTTCGACCGCCCATGGAGCGAACACTTTGCCAGCAAGTTTGCCGGCCAGGCGCTTAAGGGGGTAACCCTGCAGTTTGCCGATGCATGCGGCCAACCCAGCCAGCGACGGGGCGAGTTTGTCGTCACCGCCAGCGGGGTGGAAGGCAACCTGATCTACGCCTACAGCGCAGCCATCCGCGACGCCATCGCCCGCGACGGCCAGGCCACCATCACGCTGGACTTGTTACCGGACCGCAGCCTGGAACGCCTGCTGGGCGAGCTGCAGCGCGGCCGTGGTGCCGCCTCGCTGGCTAACCATCTGCGCAAACAGTGCGGGCTGGATGGCGTAAAGGCGGGCTTGCTGCGTGAGCTGCTGGATAAAGACAGCTTTAACGATATGGTCACACTGGCACAAGCCATCAAGGCCTTACCACTCACCTTGCACGCCGCGCGCCCCATCGACGAAGCCATCAGCACCGCGGGGGGCGTACGCTTCGAGGCCATGGACGAATACGGCATGCTCAAAGCCCTGCCTGGCGTATTCTGCGCCGGGGAAATGCTGGACTGGGAAGCGCCAACCGGCGGCTACCTGCTGACTGCCTGCTTTGCCAGCGGCCGCGCTGCGGCGCTAGGGGCACTGAACTGGCTGCAGGCAAACCAGAAAGGCGAAGCAAGCCGCGGCTGAGTGCCGATGCCTATGGGCTTGCACTGACAAGGCAGCATCATGGTGGTGAAGACAAGTGAATCTGCACACGCTTGTCCAAGGCCAGCTCGGAGAGTGCCGTGCCGTAGTACTGGCGGAATAGCTTTTGCCGTAAGCCGCTTTGTTCGGCCTGCTGCATAGCCAATTGCAGCTTTGCGTGTAACTGTGGCATGGCGGGTGAGACATAAAAGTAAAAATCTTGCGGGTAAATCAGCACGATCCCAGGCAAAGGTACCAGGCCTGCACGCAAGTCATGCTCCGCGGCGACCTCGATACTGCCACGCGGAAAGTAATGTACCCCGCGTTTGCCACTAGCCACCTGACGGTATAACTCGCCCACAGAAAAGCGCTGCTGCATCGCCGGCAAGCCATTGTGCTGCCAG is a window encoding:
- a CDS encoding thioredoxin domain-containing protein, whose protein sequence is MPWQALDEFSFDATLAATPGVSLVMFGQPHCGACRGWQAQLPSWLAGLGVQLWYADVARAQALAYRFELFQLPAFALYRDGQFHAMWQSAFSGQAVQQALAEALAASPQEEP
- a CDS encoding NUDIX domain-containing protein; its protein translation is MTASAGGRFSLPGGVSQRGELRSQALLRQVRDQTGLRINSMLYLYDHITQHNAHKVYLCIAQGQPRMQEGGARMTLITSPDSEMDVHVESRAILRRYAKLRGEEGPKSDAVRAILQLARYIAKMD
- a CDS encoding TIGR03862 family flavoprotein; translated protein: MTSSPVSTSTHHRIAVIGGGPAGLMAAEMLLAAGVQVDVFDAMPSPGRKFLLAGVGGMNITHSEAPADFYRRYGPREAALAPMLDAFNADALRDWVHGLGIETFVGSSGKVFPREMKAAPLLRAWLARLREAGMQLHVRHRWEGWLLDGSLRFSTPTGETHWQGSAVVLALGGGSWAKLGSDGRWLPLLSEKGVDTRPLAPSNCGFDRPWSEHFASKFAGQALKGVTLQFADACGQPSQRRGEFVVTASGVEGNLIYAYSAAIRDAIARDGQATITLDLLPDRSLERLLGELQRGRGAASLANHLRKQCGLDGVKAGLLRELLDKDSFNDMVTLAQAIKALPLTLHAARPIDEAISTAGGVRFEAMDEYGMLKALPGVFCAGEMLDWEAPTGGYLLTACFASGRAAALGALNWLQANQKGEASRG